GCCTCGGGGTTGCCGCCGATCGCGTACAGCGAGCGCCCGTACCGGGTCCATGCCAGTGCGGCGCCGCCGACGGCGAAGAGCGCGAGGCAGATCCAGACGGCGGCCGGTGCGCCGAGCCACGAGGTCATTCCGAGGTAGCTGAAGGAATCCGGGACGTCGATGATCGACTTGCCCTCGGTGATGCCGACCTGGAGTCCGCGCAGCATGGTGAGCATGCCGAGCGTGGCGATGAACCCGTTGACGTTCAGCTTCAGCATCAGGAAGCCGTTGATCGCGCCGATGGCCAGCCCGGCGAGCAGGCAGAGCGGGATCGCCGTCCAGCTCGGAAGCAGGCCGAGTCCGGTGAAGCGGCCGCCCTCCGTGGGCATCACCAGCCACATCGCGATGACCGGTGCGATGCCGATGGTCGACTCCAGTGACAGGTCCATGCGACCGCAGATCAGGATCAGCGCCTGGCCGAGCACCAGCAGGCTCAGCTCGGAGCACTGCTGGATCACGCTGATCAGATTGTCCGAGGTCAGGAAGACCGGCGAGACGATGAAGCCGATCACCATCAGCACCAGGATCACCGGCACGAGCGAGAAGTCGCTCCAGCGGATCAGTTTCAGCCTGCCGCGCAGCGGACTGGCCTCCGCCTTGGTCTCGTTGGCCGCGAGCGGCCCGATCGTGTCGGTCATGTCCGTTCCCCT
The sequence above is drawn from the Streptomyces sp. NBC_01465 genome and encodes:
- a CDS encoding ABC transporter permease — its product is MTDTIGPLAANETKAEASPLRGRLKLIRWSDFSLVPVILVLMVIGFIVSPVFLTSDNLISVIQQCSELSLLVLGQALILICGRMDLSLESTIGIAPVIAMWLVMPTEGGRFTGLGLLPSWTAIPLCLLAGLAIGAINGFLMLKLNVNGFIATLGMLTMLRGLQVGITEGKSIIDVPDSFSYLGMTSWLGAPAAVWICLALFAVGGAALAWTRYGRSLYAIGGNPEAARAAGIRVDRITWIVLAIGGLLAAFAGILYTGHYGSIAANQGNGWIFQVFAAAVIGGISLKGGRGTLFGALTGVLTLQLVLNVMTLGGVPALWNQFLNGAIIIVALIVSRYASGEKQD